In Elaeis guineensis isolate ETL-2024a chromosome 1, EG11, whole genome shotgun sequence, a genomic segment contains:
- the LOC105039137 gene encoding uncharacterized protein, with the protein MSGHNHQHHPHRHLRLSIAPPPPIPIPRIYPPFPGAPATPSSISTPSASTPSKRRHSSSSTTSSSATSLLLALFSLRSLYSLLPFIRSTPFSFSLFPFSFLVSLLSFALSLLSLALFPSSPSTDPNIPRLLSFKAITLPLSSPSLLRPLAAKSALLTLVFLLRFHALRYCGAGASILADIAGALAAKSLSDGPRAFAGPRSARRGNRIRGLAALLVAISLLSFSWDRAGCFPLSSFPPPTEGCARLAPMLLPFVAGFLAYHERSAANWISLRQLGRRRVRLFTLALTTAILFLPALASFLLAEGEDGAVSVMSVGWPLINTVVFGVILAENYGDEKATFGANFRRDFVVTFFCTLVLELFYFPKLSLPGFLFCGLLLWISVKELGSSSLNYVELGSADYPESLYSMIMKPIRHILSERKSRKIALFLLINTAYMVVEFVAGFMSNSLGLISDACHMLFDCAALAIGLYASYISRLPANSQFNYGRGRFEVLSGYVNAVFLVLVGALIVLESFERILDPQEISTNSLLAVSIGGLVVNMVGLVFFHEEHHHAHGGGGTCSHSHSHSHSHHHHHHHHQHVHEGDVKSGHHQYVGVPCESLVGHSHDGREHHGCNHDGLPHSHSDDCGNDSGPCHGHEHGQNSHSREHNHDNQLHHAEVHFHQRLDDSSRSSQNPCSEGHAHNDFHVEKESSRKKEPLDLSQNLDHAHCDSYTEESSVKGKSSSDMQKHHHHIDHNMEGIFLHVLADTMGSVGVVISTLLIKYKGWLVADPACSIFISVLIVSSVIPLLRNSAEILLQRVPRAHERDLKVAVDDIMRIRGVCGIQNMHVWNFTNTDIVGTLHLHVLAETDKASALRSASKLLHEAGIEDLTIQVDCVKG; encoded by the coding sequence ATGAGCGGCCACAACCACCAGCACCACCCCCATCGCCACCTCCGCCTCTCCATCGCCCCTCCTCCTCCCATCCCCATCCCCCGCATCTACCCTCCCTTCCCCGGCGCCCCCGCCACCCCCTCCTCCATATCCACCCCCTCCGCCTCCACCCCCTCCAAGCGCCGCCACTCCTCGTCatccaccacctcctcctccgcCACCTCCCTCCTCCTTGCCCTCTTTTCTCTCCGTTCCCTCTACTCTCTGCTCCCCTTCATCCGCTCCacccccttctccttctccctcttcccctTCTCCTTCCTCGTCTCCCTCCTCTCCTTCGCCCTCTCCCTCCTTTCCCTCGCCCTCTTTCCTTCATCGCCTTCCACCGACCCCAACATCCCTCGTCTCCTCTCCTTTAAAGCCATAACCCTGCCCCTCTCCTCCCCCTCCCTCCTCCGTCCCCTAGCCGCCAAGTCTGCCCTTCTCACCCTCGTCTTCCTCCTCCGTTTCCATGCCCTCCGCTATTGCGGCGCCGGCGCCTCCATCCTTGCCGACATCGCTGGTGCCCTCGCCGCCAAATCCCTCTCCGACGGCCCCCGCGCCTTCGCCGGCCCCCGCTCTGCCCGCCGCGGCAACCGGATCCGCGGCCTTGCGGCCCTACTCGTCGCCATCTCCCTCCTCTCCTTCAGCTGGGATCGCGCCGGCTGCTTTCCTCTGTCCTCCTTCCCTCCTCCCACTGAGGGATGCGCCCGGCTCGCTCCCATGCTGCTCCCTTTCGTTGCGGGCTTCCTTGCGTACCACGAGCGATCCGCCGCCAACTGGATTTCGCTGAGGCAATTGGGCCGGAGACGGGTTCGGCTCTTCACTCTCGCCCTCACCACTGCCATCCTATTTCTTCCGGCATTGGCTAGCTTTCTGCTGGCTGAGGGCGAGGATGGTGCGGTATCGGTGATGAGTGTGGGATGGCCGCTGATAAATACAGTGGTTTTTGGTGTGATTCTGGCTGAGAACTATGGCGATGAGAAGGCAACGTTCGGTGCAAATTTCCGCCGGGATTTCGTGGTAACCTTCTTTTGTACTCTTGTCTTAGAGCTTTTCTACTTCCCCAAGCTCTCTCTGCCCGGTTTTCTTTTCTGTGGCTTATTGTTGTGGATTTCAGTAAAGGAATTGGGTTCCTCTTCTTTGAATTATGTGGAGCTAGGGAGTGCTGATTATCCGGAGTCTTTATATTCCATGATCATGAAACCGATTCGGCACATTCTGAGTGAAAGAAAGTCTCGCAAGATTGCTCTTTTCCTCCTTATTAACACGGCCTACATGGTGGTGGAATTTGTAGCTGGGTTTATGAGTAATAGCCTTGGTTTGATATCAGATGCTTGTCATATGCTGTTTGATTGTGCTGCCCTGGCAATTGGGTTATATGCTTCGTATATTTCAAGGTTGCCTGCAAACAGTCAGTTTAATTATGGTAGAGGTAGGTTTGAGGTGCTTTCGGGATATGTTAATGCTGTGTTCTTGGTTCTTGTTGGTGCGCTTATCGTTCTGGAGTCGTTTGAGAGGATTCTTGATCCTCAGGAGATTTCGACAAATAGCTTGTTGGCTGTTTCAATTGGGGGACTTGTGGTGAACATGGTGGGTCTGGTTTTCTTCCATGAGGAGCATCATCATGCACATGGTGGCGGCGGCACATGTTCTCATTCACACTCCCATTCCCACTCCCatcatcaccaccaccaccaccatcaacACGTACACGAAGGAGATGTGAAGTCTGGGCATCACCAGTATGTTGGGGTTCCTTGTGAGTCATTGGTCGGACATTCTCATGATGGCCGTGAACATCATGGTTGCAATCATGATGGTCTTCCTCATAGTCACAGTGATGACTGTGGGAATGATAGCGGTCCCTGTCACGGTCATGAACATGGCCAGAATTCCCATAGTCGTGAGCATAATCACGACAATCAACTCCATCATGCTGAAGTTCATTTTCATCAAAGGCTTGATGACTCTTCAAGAAGTTCTCAGAATCCTTGTTCTGAAGGTCATGCCCACAATGACTTTCATGTTGAGAAAGaaagcagcaggaagaaagagcCTCTGGACTTGTCTCAGAACTTGGACCACGCTCATTGTGACTCTTATACAGAGGAATCATCAGTAAAAGGAAAATCATCTAGTGATATGCAAAAGCATCATCATCACATTGATCATAACATGGAAGGGATCTTCTTGCATGTTCTAGCTGACACGATGGGAAGTGTCGGGGTGGTAATTTCAACACTTCTTATTAAATACAAGGGATGGCTTGTAGCAGATCCAGCATGCTCTATATTTATTTCAGTACTGATTGTATCTTCTGTAATTCCATTACTGAGGAACTCTGCTGAAATATTGCTACAAAGAGTTCCTAGAGCTCATGAACGGGATCTGAAAGTAGCTGTAGATGACATTATGAGGATTCGGGGTGTCTGCGGCATCCAAAACATGCACGTCTGGAACTTCACAAATACGGACATTGTTGGCACTCTTCATCTTCATGTGTTGGCGGAAACTGACAAGGCTTCTGCTCTGAGAAGTGCATCAAAACTATTGCATGAAGCTGGGATTGAAGATTTGACAATCCAGGTGGATTGCGTAAAAGGATAG